Proteins from a single region of Vulgatibacter sp.:
- a CDS encoding DUF4215 domain-containing protein, whose translation MNRLRPRNTNWRSSLLAIALLAAGVAACGDEPPLAVVDGGGAGGTGGTGGSGGAGGTGGAGGTGGTGGTGGSGGEVVEPPEGCVPLELGNAVTGSSQLATYFAEARATPGIAGFARSNVAIELYNWNNVTGDSLPIEPGTFSLAEAPNDDYAQCQHCVLLVALDAQGMAHRFFFQKTGELELIAYDEDGTNIAAGTIRDVALREILPIDWKTWQDVPESDCYWIREWSFDTRPNNGAPCEKAEDCANASLQVCNPNTGMCTYNQCSFTGDVMCPSGQVCVSQTAGNESWGACYNACTPFTSGACGHNQACVPIGPTQEVGVCKAIGTALPGEACDSPDIGTGCVAGATCVGEPGICRKMCPSLADDPGCPAGEICGFQNHCLPAEEGDGAPVGAICDPASPTETPCGPGEEAFGGMCLSLFPEVPELTCHELCRTAVEGACGDGRHCAALFLNPELGMCWPDPVCGDGTLDVLYEACDDGNTDAGDGCAADCLAAEFGPICAAAPTLTLDTTITGTTASGPTGFISSCHVYQVIPSAVFQFVPPGPGTLRVTVASEEANFDLVLYDDCVDPGSESLCRSLADDGPEAFEFDFLEASTTPSLLVVTGMGMGDEGAFELEAHFTPAVCGDGAIAGPEACDDGNTDAGDGCNADCSAVEWTELCASLDPLVLGTPIQGNTAESYDAQKSAGMCATVHGDDMDEMYRFTAPSDGTLRVRLTEPTADLSLYAIGGCGPLVRREDMLDCSNGNPAGDFGHEELEIELSAGDRITVVVEGHWPLSRGPYVLEASFEAEQ comes from the coding sequence ATGAACCGATTGCGTCCGAGAAACACGAACTGGCGAAGCAGCCTGCTCGCCATCGCGCTCCTGGCTGCAGGTGTCGCCGCTTGTGGAGACGAGCCGCCGTTGGCGGTGGTGGACGGCGGCGGCGCTGGCGGGACGGGCGGCACCGGTGGCAGCGGCGGCGCTGGTGGTACCGGCGGCGCCGGTGGAACGGGCGGCACCGGCGGAACCGGCGGCAGCGGCGGCGAAGTCGTCGAGCCGCCGGAAGGCTGTGTGCCCCTCGAGCTCGGCAATGCGGTCACCGGCTCCTCGCAGCTCGCGACCTACTTCGCAGAGGCCCGCGCGACCCCGGGGATCGCGGGCTTCGCTCGCAGCAACGTCGCCATCGAGCTCTACAACTGGAACAACGTCACCGGCGACTCGCTGCCGATCGAGCCGGGGACCTTCTCCCTCGCAGAGGCGCCCAACGACGACTACGCGCAATGCCAGCATTGCGTGCTGCTGGTCGCGCTCGACGCACAGGGCATGGCGCACCGCTTCTTCTTCCAGAAGACGGGTGAGCTGGAGCTGATCGCGTACGACGAGGACGGGACCAACATCGCCGCGGGGACCATCCGGGACGTCGCCCTCCGCGAGATCCTCCCGATCGACTGGAAGACCTGGCAGGACGTTCCCGAGAGCGACTGCTACTGGATCCGGGAATGGTCCTTCGACACCCGGCCGAACAACGGCGCACCCTGCGAGAAGGCCGAGGACTGCGCCAACGCCAGCCTGCAGGTCTGCAATCCGAACACGGGCATGTGCACCTACAACCAGTGCTCCTTCACCGGCGACGTGATGTGCCCGAGCGGGCAGGTCTGCGTGAGCCAGACCGCGGGCAACGAGAGCTGGGGCGCTTGTTACAACGCGTGCACGCCCTTCACCTCGGGGGCCTGCGGCCACAACCAGGCCTGCGTGCCGATCGGTCCCACCCAGGAGGTCGGCGTCTGCAAGGCGATCGGCACCGCCTTGCCGGGCGAAGCCTGCGACTCGCCCGACATCGGCACCGGCTGCGTCGCCGGGGCGACCTGCGTGGGCGAGCCCGGCATCTGCCGGAAGATGTGCCCCTCGCTGGCCGACGATCCCGGTTGCCCCGCGGGCGAGATCTGCGGCTTTCAGAACCACTGCCTGCCGGCGGAAGAGGGGGACGGCGCGCCCGTCGGCGCGATCTGCGATCCGGCGTCGCCGACCGAGACGCCCTGCGGCCCCGGCGAGGAAGCCTTCGGCGGCATGTGCCTCTCGCTCTTCCCGGAGGTCCCCGAGCTGACCTGCCACGAGCTCTGCCGCACCGCGGTGGAGGGCGCCTGCGGCGACGGCAGGCATTGCGCGGCGCTCTTCCTCAACCCCGAGCTCGGCATGTGCTGGCCCGATCCGGTCTGCGGCGACGGCACCCTCGACGTGCTCTACGAGGCCTGCGACGACGGCAACACCGACGCCGGCGATGGCTGCGCCGCCGACTGCCTCGCGGCGGAGTTCGGACCGATCTGCGCGGCGGCCCCCACCCTCACCCTCGACACCACCATCACCGGCACCACCGCCTCCGGCCCCACCGGCTTCATCAGCAGCTGCCACGTCTACCAGGTGATCCCCAGCGCGGTCTTCCAGTTCGTCCCGCCGGGGCCCGGCACCCTCCGGGTGACGGTCGCGTCGGAGGAGGCGAACTTCGATCTCGTCCTCTACGACGATTGCGTCGACCCCGGCAGCGAGAGCCTCTGCCGCTCGCTGGCGGACGACGGCCCCGAGGCCTTCGAGTTCGATTTCCTCGAGGCGAGCACCACGCCCTCCCTCCTCGTGGTGACGGGCATGGGCATGGGCGACGAAGGGGCCTTCGAGCTCGAGGCCCACTTCACCCCGGCGGTCTGCGGTGACGGCGCGATCGCAGGTCCCGAGGCGTGCGACGACGGCAACACCGACGCTGGCGACGGCTGCAACGCCGATTGCAGCGCAGTGGAGTGGACCGAGCTCTGCGCCAGCCTCGATCCGCTCGTGCTCGGCACGCCGATCCAGGGCAATACCGCGGAGAGCTACGACGCCCAGAAGAGCGCGGGCATGTGCGCCACCGTCCACGGCGACGACATGGACGAGATGTACCGATTCACCGCGCCTTCGGACGGCACGCTCCGCGTCCGCCTCACCGAGCCCACGGCGGATCTGTCGCTCTACGCCATCGGCGGCTGCGGGCCGCTGGTGCGGCGGGAGGACATGCTCGACTGCTCCAACGGGAATCCGGCAGGAGATTTCGGCCACGAGGAGCTGGAGATCGAGCTCTCCGCC
- a CDS encoding HAD hydrolase-like protein, giving the protein MQKYKLAVFDFDGTLADTAGWFFEVLGEVAQRYRFRQLDAAALERLRGADNRTIIREMRVPFWKMPFIVRHMRALATRDVEKITLFPDVHEMLAHLREHGVQVAIVSSNAEVNIRRTLGTRSAHLVARYACGASMFGKPAKLRQVLRETGIPGAEAIYVGDETRDVDAARTVGMQAGVVSWGFIHVERLRALEPDECFATVAELAERLTGTPLRRSAG; this is encoded by the coding sequence GTGCAGAAGTACAAGCTCGCCGTCTTCGACTTCGACGGCACCCTCGCAGACACCGCCGGCTGGTTCTTCGAGGTGCTGGGCGAGGTGGCGCAGCGCTATCGCTTCCGCCAGCTCGACGCAGCGGCGCTCGAGCGGCTCCGTGGCGCGGACAACCGCACGATCATCCGGGAGATGCGCGTGCCGTTCTGGAAGATGCCCTTCATCGTCCGGCACATGCGGGCCCTCGCCACCAGGGACGTGGAGAAGATCACCCTCTTCCCGGACGTGCACGAGATGCTGGCGCACCTGCGCGAGCACGGCGTGCAGGTGGCCATCGTCAGCTCGAACGCCGAGGTGAACATCCGCCGCACCCTCGGCACACGGAGCGCCCACCTCGTCGCCCGCTACGCCTGCGGCGCCTCGATGTTCGGCAAGCCGGCGAAGCTGCGGCAGGTGCTCCGGGAGACCGGCATCCCCGGGGCCGAGGCGATCTACGTCGGCGACGAGACCCGCGACGTGGACGCAGCCCGGACGGTGGGGATGCAGGCCGGCGTGGTGAGCTGGGGCTTCATCCACGTGGAGCGCCTCCGGGCCCTCGAGCCCGACGAGTGTTTCGCCACGGTTGCGGAGCTTGCCGAGCGCCTCACCGGCACGCCCCTGCGTCGATCCGCCGGGTAG
- a CDS encoding DUF4215 domain-containing protein: MRAISLALAAMLGLGLAACGEDESPKDSVEGTGGIGGSGASGGSGGSGGDGGAGGAGGTAGSGGTGGAGGGAPAGCTPVELGPDLVGMSMATFFLQARATPAIDGGVRTNAALELYEWNAVTGEPTPVELGTFPLGEGDNADYATCQHCVLLVALDGNGIAQRLFFQESGEIELTKYGGFEDWGVAAGTVRDVALREIVPLGDGTFEKVEESACYWIESWSFDTTPNNGAPCERAEDCANTALQVCNPTTGLCTYSQCSFTGDVWCPEGQICVSQIPDEISWGACYNQCIPFTSGECGHEQACIPLGPAQTIGICKALGPAALGESCDEPDISTGCEAGAVCAGDPPVCTKLCPSLTAAPGCPEGQVCGMDNVCTSPDDGDLAALGGLCDPASTPETACGADDQAFRGICLSLYPDVVEQTCHELCRTAEEAPCGAGSYCAPLFSNPDLGICWVEPVCGDGILDPLNEACDDGNAVGSDGCTYDCSAAEFGPLCAAAPSLPLGQVVTGTTAGGPTGFAASCHLYQVVPSATYQFVPPGPGTLTVQVDSAEANLDVVVYGDCNDPMTEVACGSLEEAGTAEIVEIPFMEGSTTPAFVVVNGRGIRDEGAFELQAHFTPAVCGDGVVAGPERCDDGNTTALDGCSADCTTVEWEQLCAALDPLLLDTPIVGNTENGADNLEGAGICAAWAGDGWDEMFAFTAPSDGTLSLHLTEETVDHVVYVVDGCGPVAEWEDIVSCSNFGRPGTSGYEELQVMLTAGQEVTVVVEGFLPRERGPYVLTATFE; encoded by the coding sequence ATGCGTGCAATCTCTCTGGCCCTCGCGGCCATGTTGGGACTGGGCCTCGCTGCGTGCGGCGAAGACGAGTCCCCGAAGGACTCCGTGGAAGGCACCGGTGGCATCGGCGGGAGCGGCGCCTCCGGCGGCAGCGGTGGCAGCGGCGGTGACGGCGGCGCTGGTGGTGCCGGTGGCACGGCGGGTTCCGGTGGCACGGGCGGCGCCGGCGGCGGAGCGCCCGCGGGCTGCACGCCCGTCGAGCTCGGCCCCGACCTGGTCGGCATGTCGATGGCCACGTTCTTCCTGCAGGCCCGCGCCACCCCCGCGATCGACGGAGGGGTCCGCACCAACGCCGCCCTCGAGCTCTACGAGTGGAACGCGGTGACCGGCGAGCCGACGCCGGTGGAGCTCGGCACCTTCCCGCTGGGCGAGGGGGACAACGCCGACTACGCCACCTGCCAGCACTGCGTCCTGCTGGTGGCGCTCGACGGGAACGGGATCGCGCAGCGGCTCTTCTTCCAGGAGTCCGGCGAGATCGAGCTCACCAAATACGGCGGCTTCGAGGATTGGGGTGTCGCCGCGGGCACGGTTCGCGACGTGGCCCTGCGCGAGATCGTTCCCCTGGGGGACGGCACCTTCGAGAAGGTCGAGGAGAGCGCCTGCTACTGGATCGAGTCGTGGTCCTTCGACACCACGCCCAACAACGGCGCGCCCTGCGAGCGGGCCGAGGATTGCGCCAACACCGCGCTGCAGGTCTGCAACCCCACCACCGGCCTCTGCACCTATTCGCAATGCTCCTTCACCGGCGACGTCTGGTGTCCGGAGGGGCAGATCTGCGTGAGCCAGATCCCCGACGAGATCAGCTGGGGGGCCTGTTACAACCAGTGCATCCCCTTCACCTCCGGCGAGTGCGGCCACGAGCAGGCCTGCATTCCCCTCGGGCCCGCGCAGACCATCGGCATCTGCAAGGCGCTCGGGCCCGCCGCGCTCGGCGAGAGCTGCGACGAGCCGGACATCTCCACCGGCTGCGAGGCGGGCGCCGTCTGTGCCGGGGATCCCCCGGTCTGCACCAAACTCTGCCCCTCGCTCACCGCTGCCCCCGGCTGCCCCGAGGGCCAGGTCTGCGGCATGGACAACGTCTGCACCTCGCCGGACGACGGTGACCTGGCCGCGCTCGGCGGCCTCTGTGATCCCGCCTCGACGCCGGAGACCGCCTGCGGCGCCGACGACCAGGCCTTCCGCGGCATCTGCCTCTCGCTCTATCCGGACGTCGTCGAGCAGACCTGCCACGAGCTCTGCCGCACCGCCGAGGAGGCGCCCTGCGGCGCCGGCTCGTATTGCGCGCCGCTCTTCTCCAACCCGGACCTCGGCATCTGCTGGGTGGAGCCGGTCTGCGGCGACGGGATCCTCGATCCGTTGAACGAGGCCTGCGACGACGGCAACGCCGTCGGCAGCGACGGCTGCACCTACGACTGCAGCGCGGCGGAGTTCGGTCCGCTCTGCGCCGCGGCGCCGTCGCTTCCCCTGGGCCAGGTGGTGACGGGCACCACCGCGGGCGGCCCCACCGGCTTCGCCGCCAGCTGCCACCTCTACCAGGTGGTCCCGTCGGCGACGTACCAGTTCGTGCCGCCGGGGCCCGGCACCCTCACGGTGCAGGTCGACTCGGCGGAGGCCAACCTCGACGTGGTGGTCTACGGCGACTGCAACGATCCGATGACCGAGGTGGCGTGCGGCTCCCTCGAGGAAGCCGGCACGGCGGAGATCGTCGAGATTCCGTTCATGGAAGGCTCGACCACCCCCGCCTTCGTGGTGGTCAACGGCCGCGGCATCCGGGACGAGGGCGCCTTCGAGCTGCAGGCGCACTTCACGCCGGCGGTCTGCGGCGATGGCGTCGTCGCAGGCCCGGAGCGCTGCGACGACGGCAACACCACGGCGCTCGACGGCTGCAGCGCCGACTGCACGACGGTGGAGTGGGAGCAACTCTGCGCCGCCCTCGACCCGCTGCTGCTCGACACGCCGATCGTGGGGAACACCGAGAACGGCGCCGACAACCTCGAGGGCGCCGGCATCTGCGCCGCCTGGGCAGGTGACGGCTGGGACGAGATGTTCGCCTTCACCGCCCCGTCGGACGGCACGCTCTCGCTCCACCTTACCGAGGAGACGGTGGACCACGTGGTCTACGTGGTGGACGGATGCGGCCCGGTGGCGGAGTGGGAGGACATCGTCTCCTGCTCCAACTTCGGCCGGCCGGGGACCTCCGGCTACGAGGAGCTGCAGGTGATGCTCACCGCTGGGCAGGAGGTCACCGTGGTGGTCGAAGGCTTCCTGCCGCGGGAGCGCGGGCCCTACGTGCTCACCGCCACCTTCGAGTAG
- a CDS encoding ATP-binding protein, whose protein sequence is MPEALPAAPNDRPGSSPLVGRQEALAKLTSALANQRLVTLLGPPGVGKTRLALEAAATGLFCDLTEARDEAALLLHVLHALGASAPLDASAAALSERIRAALGEMGPEAVLVLDNFEQLPPAADKLVAAWADAGPRILVTTRRRLATDAAHALVLAPLSLQRAEAGWSDAAALLAARAAFFAGRPFDTAPEREAIEQLAAGLDGLPLALELAAARLRLLSPAQLLDKLSARFRLLRRPDGSLGRSDLHESLGASFSMLGEEERGALAALSVFRGGFTLEAAEAVLGDDGAVWPLDHLQSLLDHSVLLIDDDPLEKRYRLLVCVREYAAQEGDAALLAGAARRHAQHTVEAAGKHLAADPRRLLLERENLVAVVERAAVVGADHALRAADLLTAPPCRLPYATVERYLDLALAAGGDERLRCRALVRRGTIRRFLARLDEADADLQAAAEIARAVGDRPLLAEALAGLGHNASAHAAYPETRRYLAAAAEADPDPRHEGRALVMLANSYCNEDEHDHAEALFRQALPVTRRGDEDHWHAMALLGLGVLRLEVGAVEEARSLVTEALPIFRRLASEHWEGVAIGFLARCSQERGELAQALARYAEGLVPIEKAGVRRAEAVARLHFASALLEAGMPADAAGQLRRAHGLTRSTCADHEGFVLALLAAAARMLGDEGEADRLFARAGEALGRYKRPIWRAALEVLQGGTPPADLAACSDVRLACRIAAKLPQHLAATTAPPLVVAADGSFFEAPGAGGRVPLHRRKAIRGVLRALVRHRQEKPGVAVELPLLIEAGWPGERIVVHAAADRVYAAIATLRRLGLRGVLLQQDEGYLLDPDQPIELR, encoded by the coding sequence ATGCCGGAAGCCTTGCCCGCTGCACCCAACGACCGGCCGGGAAGCTCCCCGCTGGTGGGGCGGCAGGAGGCCCTGGCGAAGCTCACGTCGGCGCTCGCGAACCAGCGTCTGGTGACGCTCCTCGGACCGCCCGGCGTTGGAAAGACGCGCCTCGCCCTCGAAGCGGCGGCGACGGGCCTCTTCTGCGATCTCACCGAGGCCCGGGACGAGGCGGCGCTGCTGCTCCACGTGCTTCACGCCCTCGGCGCCAGCGCGCCGCTCGACGCCTCGGCGGCCGCGCTCTCCGAGCGGATCCGCGCGGCGCTCGGCGAGATGGGGCCGGAAGCCGTCCTCGTCCTCGACAACTTCGAGCAGCTGCCCCCAGCCGCCGACAAGCTCGTCGCCGCCTGGGCCGACGCGGGGCCGCGGATCCTCGTCACCACCCGCCGCCGCCTCGCCACCGACGCGGCCCACGCGCTGGTACTCGCGCCGCTCTCGCTGCAGCGGGCGGAAGCAGGCTGGTCCGACGCCGCGGCGCTCCTCGCAGCCCGCGCCGCCTTCTTCGCCGGCAGGCCCTTCGATACCGCGCCGGAGCGCGAGGCGATCGAGCAGCTCGCCGCAGGCCTCGATGGCCTGCCGCTGGCCCTGGAGCTCGCCGCCGCACGGCTCCGCCTCCTCTCGCCGGCGCAGCTCCTCGACAAGCTCTCCGCCCGCTTCCGCCTCCTCCGGCGCCCCGACGGCAGCCTCGGCCGCAGCGACCTGCACGAGAGCCTCGGCGCCTCCTTCTCCATGCTCGGCGAGGAGGAGCGCGGCGCGCTGGCGGCGCTCTCGGTCTTCCGCGGCGGCTTCACCCTCGAGGCGGCGGAGGCCGTGCTCGGTGACGACGGCGCGGTCTGGCCGCTCGATCACCTCCAGAGCCTGCTCGACCACTCGGTGCTCCTCATCGACGACGATCCCCTGGAGAAGCGCTACCGCCTCCTCGTCTGCGTGCGCGAATACGCCGCGCAGGAGGGCGACGCAGCGCTGCTCGCCGGAGCGGCGCGGCGCCACGCGCAGCACACCGTCGAGGCGGCCGGGAAGCACCTGGCCGCCGATCCCAGGCGCCTGCTGCTCGAGCGCGAGAACCTGGTGGCGGTGGTGGAGCGCGCGGCGGTGGTAGGGGCCGATCACGCCCTGCGCGCCGCGGATCTTCTCACCGCACCGCCGTGCCGGCTCCCCTACGCCACCGTGGAGCGCTACCTCGATCTCGCCCTCGCCGCAGGCGGCGACGAGCGCTTGCGCTGCAGGGCGCTCGTCCGGCGCGGCACGATCCGGCGCTTCCTCGCCCGCCTCGACGAGGCCGACGCCGACCTGCAGGCTGCGGCGGAGATCGCTCGGGCCGTCGGCGACAGGCCGCTCCTCGCCGAGGCACTCGCCGGGCTCGGCCACAACGCCTCGGCCCACGCCGCCTACCCCGAGACCCGGCGCTACCTCGCCGCAGCAGCGGAGGCCGATCCCGATCCGCGCCACGAGGGGCGCGCCCTCGTCATGCTCGCCAACAGCTATTGCAACGAGGACGAGCACGACCACGCCGAGGCGCTCTTCCGGCAGGCGCTCCCCGTCACCCGCCGGGGCGACGAGGATCATTGGCACGCGATGGCGCTGCTCGGGCTCGGTGTGCTCCGCCTCGAGGTCGGCGCGGTGGAGGAGGCCCGCAGCCTCGTCACCGAGGCGCTGCCGATCTTCCGCCGCCTCGCCTCGGAGCATTGGGAGGGGGTGGCGATCGGCTTCCTCGCCCGGTGCAGCCAGGAGCGTGGCGAGCTCGCGCAGGCCCTCGCGCGCTACGCCGAAGGGCTCGTGCCGATCGAGAAGGCCGGCGTGCGCCGGGCGGAAGCGGTGGCGCGGCTGCACTTCGCCTCGGCGCTCCTCGAGGCAGGCATGCCTGCCGACGCCGCGGGCCAGCTCCGCCGGGCGCACGGGCTCACCCGGTCCACCTGCGCCGACCACGAGGGCTTCGTCCTCGCCCTGCTCGCCGCTGCGGCGCGCATGCTGGGGGACGAGGGTGAGGCGGACCGGCTCTTCGCCCGGGCGGGCGAGGCCCTGGGCCGCTACAAGCGCCCGATCTGGCGTGCCGCTCTCGAGGTCCTGCAGGGCGGCACGCCGCCTGCCGATCTCGCTGCGTGCAGCGACGTGCGCCTCGCCTGCCGCATCGCGGCCAAGCTGCCGCAGCACCTCGCCGCGACCACGGCGCCGCCGCTGGTGGTGGCGGCGGACGGCAGCTTCTTCGAGGCGCCGGGCGCTGGAGGACGGGTCCCGCTCCACCGGCGCAAGGCGATCCGCGGCGTGCTCCGGGCGCTGGTTCGGCATCGGCAGGAGAAGCCCGGCGTAGCCGTCGAGCTGCCGCTCCTGATCGAGGCGGGCTGGCCGGGGGAACGGATCGTCGTCCACGCCGCAGCCGACCGGGTCTACGCGGCGATCGCCACCCTGCGTCGCCTCGGGCTGCGCGGCGTGCTGCTCCAGCAGGACGAGGGCTACCTCCTCGACCCCGACCAGCCGATCGAGCTCCGCTGA
- a CDS encoding flavin-containing monooxygenase gives MHHHRVIVVGSGFGGICTGARLREAGIDDFVLLERADAVGGVWRDNTYPGCACDVQSHLYSLSFAPKPDWSRAYAPQAEIRRYLEGCVDRFGLQPHLRLGHEVHEARWDDEAKRWEVETQHGLFTGDVLVAAVGALSDPAIPQLPGLERFAGKAMHSARWDHAYDLRGKRVAVIGTGASANQFLPVIQREVQRLLLFQRTPAWVLPRHDRTIAPALQRIYRAFPPAQRLVRGLVYLTREALAVGFLQPWILRSAQRLATRNIARSIGDPALREKLTPRYRMGCKRILLSDDYYPALAQPNVEVVTDAIREIHAHSIVDAAGTEHEVDCIVFGTGFHVTDLPFARQVRGREGRTLAAAWAGSPKAYLGTTVAGFPNLFLLLGPNTGTGHTSVVTMIESQVDHLLGALRHLDTQNLAAVEPRAEVQADFVREMDRRSEGTVWTSGGCESWYLDRTGRNSTLWPGFTFSFKRRVERFDPADYRGIPERRR, from the coding sequence ATGCACCACCACCGCGTGATCGTCGTCGGCAGCGGCTTCGGCGGGATCTGCACCGGCGCCCGTCTCCGCGAGGCGGGCATCGACGACTTCGTCCTCCTCGAGCGCGCCGACGCGGTCGGCGGCGTCTGGCGGGACAACACCTATCCCGGCTGTGCCTGCGACGTGCAGTCGCACCTCTACTCGCTCTCCTTCGCGCCGAAGCCCGACTGGAGCCGCGCCTACGCGCCGCAGGCGGAGATCCGGCGCTACCTCGAGGGCTGCGTCGATCGCTTCGGCCTGCAGCCCCACCTGCGCCTCGGCCACGAGGTGCACGAGGCCCGCTGGGACGACGAGGCGAAGCGCTGGGAGGTGGAGACGCAGCACGGCCTCTTCACCGGCGACGTGCTCGTCGCTGCGGTGGGCGCCTTGAGCGATCCCGCCATCCCGCAGCTCCCAGGTCTCGAGCGCTTCGCCGGCAAGGCGATGCACTCCGCCCGCTGGGACCACGCCTACGACCTGCGCGGCAAGCGCGTGGCGGTGATCGGCACCGGCGCCTCGGCGAACCAATTCCTCCCGGTGATCCAGCGCGAGGTGCAGCGGCTCCTCCTCTTCCAGCGCACGCCGGCGTGGGTGCTCCCCCGCCACGACCGCACCATCGCGCCTGCGCTGCAGCGGATCTACCGCGCCTTCCCGCCGGCGCAGCGCCTCGTCCGCGGCCTCGTCTACCTCACCCGCGAGGCCCTCGCCGTGGGCTTCCTCCAGCCCTGGATCCTCCGCAGCGCGCAGCGCCTCGCCACGCGGAACATCGCCCGCTCGATCGGCGATCCGGCCCTGCGGGAGAAGCTCACGCCGCGCTACCGCATGGGCTGCAAGCGGATCCTCCTCTCCGACGACTACTACCCGGCGCTGGCGCAGCCGAACGTCGAGGTGGTCACCGATGCGATCCGCGAGATTCACGCCCACTCGATCGTCGACGCCGCCGGCACGGAGCACGAAGTCGACTGCATCGTCTTCGGTACCGGCTTCCACGTGACCGATCTGCCCTTCGCCCGCCAGGTGCGCGGCAGGGAGGGGCGCACGCTCGCGGCGGCCTGGGCCGGCAGCCCGAAGGCCTACCTCGGCACCACCGTCGCCGGCTTCCCCAACCTCTTCCTCCTCCTCGGCCCCAACACCGGCACCGGCCACACCTCGGTGGTGACGATGATCGAGAGCCAGGTCGATCATCTGCTCGGCGCGCTCCGCCACCTCGACACGCAGAACCTCGCAGCGGTGGAGCCACGGGCCGAGGTGCAGGCCGATTTCGTCCGGGAGATGGACCGGCGCAGCGAAGGCACGGTCTGGACCTCCGGCGGGTGCGAGAGCTGGTACCTCGATCGCACCGGCCGCAACTCGACGCTCTGGCCGGGCTTCACCTTCTCCTTCAAGCGGCGGGTGGAGCGCTTCGATCCCGCGGACTACCGCGGGATCCCGGAGCGGCGCCGGTAG
- a CDS encoding YebC/PmpR family DNA-binding transcriptional regulator: MGRIFETRKATMFARWNKMAKLFTRLSKDISIAVKAGGPSPESNAALRRVLQNARAANMPKDKVEAAIKRASGQGGENYEVVLYEGYGPHGVPILVETATDNVTRTVANVRSAFNKNGGNLGTTGSVGFMFRRMGVFRLDPAGLDLDSLELELIDHGLEEMGEGTGEKGEKQIVLRCDFNDFGRLQAGLEEKGIHPLSAELEYIPQTPAELPEDQANEVLQLVDKLEQDDDVQRVFHNLA, translated from the coding sequence ATGGGACGCATTTTCGAGACGCGCAAGGCCACGATGTTCGCCCGCTGGAACAAGATGGCCAAGCTCTTCACCCGGCTGAGCAAGGACATCTCCATCGCCGTCAAGGCGGGCGGTCCGAGCCCCGAATCGAACGCCGCGCTGCGCCGCGTGCTCCAGAACGCCCGCGCCGCCAACATGCCGAAGGACAAGGTCGAGGCAGCGATCAAGCGCGCCAGCGGCCAGGGCGGCGAGAACTACGAAGTGGTGCTCTACGAGGGCTACGGCCCCCACGGCGTGCCCATCCTCGTCGAGACCGCCACCGACAACGTGACCCGCACCGTGGCCAACGTCCGCTCCGCCTTCAACAAGAACGGCGGCAACCTCGGCACCACCGGCAGCGTCGGTTTCATGTTCCGCCGCATGGGCGTCTTCCGCCTCGACCCCGCGGGGCTCGACCTGGACAGCCTCGAGCTCGAGCTCATCGACCACGGCCTCGAGGAGATGGGCGAGGGCACCGGCGAGAAGGGCGAGAAGCAGATCGTCCTGCGCTGCGACTTCAACGACTTCGGCAGGCTGCAGGCAGGCCTCGAGGAGAAGGGGATCCACCCGCTCTCCGCCGAACTCGAGTACATCCCGCAGACGCCGGCGGAGCTCCCCGAGGATCAGGCCAACGAGGTCCTCCAGCTCGTCGACAAGCTCGAGCAGGACGACGACGTGCAGCGCGTCTTCCACAACCTCGCCTGA
- a CDS encoding expansin EXLX1 family cellulose-binding protein: protein MRSHRLLAGLVLPFLLTLGACGTDADAGGAGGAGGGGESRALTDLQDGIATYYEADGSGNCSFDAGPDIHVAALNAPQYADAGWCGACAAIEGPQGNVTVRIVDQCPECLAGHLDLHPEAFDRIADRVDGRVDIRWRFVTCPVTENVRYRFKEGSSQWWTALQVLDHRLPIDTLAWWNGSAWVDVPRASYNYFVAESGLGEPPYRIRLTAIDGQTLEDNLPSLQIGTIYEGAGQFE, encoded by the coding sequence ATGCGCTCCCACCGACTGCTTGCAGGCCTCGTGCTGCCGTTCCTCCTCACCCTCGGTGCCTGTGGCACGGATGCGGATGCCGGGGGAGCGGGTGGCGCGGGCGGCGGCGGCGAGAGCCGGGCGCTCACCGACCTCCAGGACGGCATCGCCACCTACTACGAGGCAGACGGCAGCGGGAACTGCAGCTTCGACGCCGGCCCCGACATCCACGTGGCCGCCCTCAACGCGCCCCAATACGCCGATGCCGGCTGGTGTGGCGCCTGCGCCGCGATCGAAGGACCGCAAGGCAACGTCACCGTGCGCATCGTCGACCAATGCCCCGAGTGCCTCGCCGGCCACCTCGACCTCCACCCCGAGGCCTTCGACCGAATCGCCGATCGGGTGGACGGCCGGGTCGACATCCGCTGGCGCTTCGTCACCTGCCCCGTGACGGAGAACGTGCGCTACCGGTTCAAGGAGGGGAGCAGCCAGTGGTGGACCGCGCTGCAGGTCCTCGATCACCGGCTCCCCATCGACACCCTCGCGTGGTGGAACGGCTCGGCGTGGGTCGACGTCCCGCGCGCCTCGTACAACTACTTCGTCGCGGAGTCGGGCCTGGGTGAGCCGCCCTACCGGATCCGGCTCACCGCGATCGACGGCCAGACCCTAGAGGACAACCTGCCCTCGCTGCAGATCGGCACGATCTACGAGGGGGCGGGGCAATTCGAGTAG